One genomic segment of Coffea arabica cultivar ET-39 chromosome 6e, Coffea Arabica ET-39 HiFi, whole genome shotgun sequence includes these proteins:
- the LOC113696919 gene encoding uncharacterized protein has protein sequence MVETNFVLSAFEELMDAQIRDHRVAVRQRSKASIHISVFDAVFTKIMANDLIENKLFSIKIKRRSFTMNWSDFDNSKVEHDDEIKNSDPEKIQKEIIDKSGSIKLTPDIYQDYNISIFESTDFDGHDKMKNHAEFHIFYFGSLSLISIFFLLGITSDIFLNTYCERYGDRHASCDYSPSTCGGTDINLKCPFQFSGDDPDLCPEAIEFSCEDNRTVLPVVDGIHREKQYNFSVELNSIDYEQQTLRIFDPGVQKNNCSTLPLYPFSPYYYYQPGTNYGMEIDPDAGSLVLVCCKNPVKSKYPLYVDTGSCNITANHYSYVVVGENVVASDIEESCTIYKTAAADLRCLPKVTAGDISFQDIHNLLSNGLELRWYARFETGRRRRSFFCDVALILTEISEFVYRHVFGPYGYEYYFDISGIVSVLLYAAIKVIGIILLFAFLLYRCRRRHLSRYDTIEDFLQANNSLMPIRYSYKEIKTMTKNFEEKLGEGGYGLVYKGKLRSGGAVAVKMLNKSKANGQEFINEVVTIGRIHHVNVVRLVGFCITASKHALVYDYMPNGSLDKLIFSNCQNGSPLSWKQVCEIAKGVARGIEYLHQGCDMQILHFDIKPHNILLDENFVPKVSDFGLAKLYPMQKSIATLTAARGTLGYMAPELFYKKIGRVSHKTDVYSYGMLLMEVAGRRRNVDVHAEHSSQIYFPSWIYDKFNQVEEMEIRDHATEEEKTITRKMILIALWCIQMTPEDRPSMREVLQMLEGDASGLKLPPKPSFYPPDSPISMQRSSDSSSSNESTAPLCSSVALEIEQMDD, from the exons ATGGTGGAGACGAATTTTGTTTTATCAGCATTTGAAGAGCTGATGGACGCACAAATTAGAGACCACAGAGTTGCAGTCAGACAGAGATCCAAGGCCAGCATTCACATATCAGTTTTTGATGCCGTTTTCACAAAGATAATGGCTAATGATTTGATTGAGAATAAATTattctcaattaaaataaaaaggagaaGTTTCACTATGAATTGGTCGGATTTTGACAATTCTAAAGTGGAACATGATgatgaaatcaagaattcaGATCCTGAAAAAATTCAGAAGGAGATCATTGATAAGTCAGGAAGTATCAAATTGACTCCTGATATTTATCAAGATTATAACATTTCTATTTTTGAGTCTACAGATTTTGATGgtcatgacaaaatgaagaaCCATGCAGAATTTCATATTTTCT ATTTTGGCAGTTTGTCTCTAATCTCGATTTTCTTCCTGCTTGGGATCACATCTGATATTTTTTTGAATACCTATTGTGAGAGATATGGTGATCGACACGCAAGCTGCGACTATAGCCCATCCACTTGTGGGGGCACCGACATCAATTTAAAGTGCCCGTTTCAATTTAGTGGTGATGATCCAGATTTGTGCCCTGAGGCTATTGAATTCTCTTGTGAAGATAATCGCACTGTTCTACCCGTTGTTGATGGTATCCATCGGGAGAAACAGTATAACTTTTCCGTGGAGTTGAACAGTATTGATTATGAGCAACAGACACTTCGTATATTTGATCCTGGGGTGCAAAAGAACAATTGTTCTACTCTGCCACTCTACCCATTCAGTCCATACTACTATTATCAACCTGGTACAAATTACGGCATGGAGATTGATCCCGATGCTGGTTCATTGGTCTTGGTCTGCTGTAAaaatcccgtgaaatcgaaatATCCTCTTTATGTAGACACTGGTTCCTGTAATATCACTGCAAATCATTACAGTTATGTTGTGGTGGGTGAAAATGTGGTGGCATCTGATATTGAAGAGTCGTGCACCATCTATAAGACAGCTGCTGCAGACCTGCGGTGTCTCCCTAAAGTAACAGCAGGAGATATTTCGTTTCAAGACATCCACAATCTTCTGTCTAATGGCCTTGAGCTCAGGTGGTATGCACGCTTCGAAACcgggaggaggaggagatcCTTTTTTT GCGATGTGGCTCTCATATTGACAGAAATCTCCGAATTCGTCTACCGACATGTCTTCGGCCCATATGGATATGAAT ATTACTTTGATATTAGTGGCATAGTTTCGG TTTTACTATATGCAGCAATAAAAGTCATTGGCATTATCCTCTTGTTTGCTTTCCTCCTTTATCGGTGTCGTCGGAGGCATTTATCGAGGTATGATACAATAGAAGATTTCCTACAAGCAAACAACAGCCTCATGCCCATTAGGTACTcgtacaaagaaataaagacaATGACAAAAAATTTTGAGGAGAAACTAGGTGAAGGAGGCTATGGCTTGGTTTACAAAGGCAAATTGCGCAGTGGAGGTGCAGTTGCTGTCAAGATGCTGAACAAATCAAAAGCTAATGGGCAAGAGTTCATCAATGAAGTTGTGACCATTGGAAGAATACACCATGTGAACGTGGTTCGGTTAGTGGGATTTTGTATCACTGCCTCAAAACATGCTCTAGTGTATGATTACATGCCAAATGGCTCTCTGGATAagttaattttctcaaactgTCAAAATGGTTCTCCATTGAGTTGGAAGCAAGTTTGCGAGATTGCAAAGGGGGTTGCTCGTGGCATTGAATACTTGCATCAGGGGTGTGATATGCAAATTCTGCATTTTGATATTAAACCACATAACATCTTACTCGATGAGAACTTTGTTCCAAAAGTTTCGGACTTTGGACTTGCAAAACTCTACCCGATGCAAAAGAGTATTGCAACTCTTACTGCTGCGAGAGGAACTTTAGGTTACATGGCCCCGGAGTTGTTCTATAAAAAGATTGGAAGAGTCTCACATAAGACAGACGTTTACAGCTATGGAATGTTACTAATGGAGGTGGCAGGAAGGAGGAGAAATGTGGATGTGCATGCTGAGCATTCAAGTCAAATATACTTCCCTTCATGGATATATGACAAATTCAATCAGGTGGAGGAAATGGAAATCAGAGATCATGCAACTGAAGAAGAAAAGACAATTAcaagaaaaatgattttgatTGCCTTGTGGTGCATACAAATGACACCTGAGGATCGTCCTTCAATGAGAGAAGTCTTACAAATGCTTGAAGGTGATGCTAGTGGCCTAAAGTTGCCTCCTAAACCGTCGTTTTACCCTCCAGATTCACCCATATCCATGCAAAGAAGCAGTGATAGTAGTTCTTCTAACGAGTCAACGGCACCCCTATGTAGCTCTGTTGCTTTAGAAATAGAGCAGATGGATGACTAA
- the LOC113696920 gene encoding uncharacterized protein, whose translation MAENSQQFGTREDVPIRRVNEVETPSMQQQLTELTAFVRQLAVRNASQARVCGICTGIGHSADMCPMIQEKTAEQVNMADHAPAPRKQYDPYSSTYNPGWRDHPNLSYGGNRQPNFTPNRQSNFVPNKPPGYQQQYQLRPPPPPNSGPSLEEMMKQMMTTMAQNQQRTDSEMQGIRNQISQMATTINRLESQVNGRLPSQPELNLKNVSAMTLRSGKKIQGPKPMIHKDKDEERIENELEREDSNGADLKVLPDLVITVRTNPPQFPCRLEKSKKQDKEKEILEVFRKEEINIPLLDAIKQVPKYAKFLRDLCVNRRRLRGDERVIVGENVSAVLQRNLPPKCGDPGRFTVPCKIGNTLIRNTLLDLGASINVMPKSMYASLNLGPLKETEIIIQLADRTNAYPDGLVEDVLVKVNELIFSADFYVLGMDDDHSPDPSPLLLGRPFFSTAQTKIDVNKGTLSMKFDGELVHFNIFDTMEHPVNFHPVFAIHAINPSVQEFSEFVCRDKFKLTENKYKGMKALYEVKRSRKLRKKAALKGYLDPGGGPPISWKIELHPD comes from the coding sequence ATGGCAGAGAATTCACAACAATTCGGTACAAGAGAGGATGTTCCAATACGCAGGGTGAATGAGGTGGAGACACCCTCTATGCAGCAGCAGCTAACTGAGTTGACCGCGTTTGTTAGGCAACTGGCTGTGAGAAATGCATCACAAGCCAGGGTATGCGGGATTTGTACTGGTATAGGTCACTCTGCAGACATGTGCCCAATGATTCAGGAAAAAACTGCAGAACAGGTGAACATGGCTGACCACGCGCCCGCGCCAAGGAAGCAGTACGACCCTTACTCAAGCACCTACAACCCAGGGTGGAGAGATCATCCCAACCTCAGTTATGGAGGGAATAGGCAACCCAACTTTACACCGAACAGGCAGTCTAACTTTGTGCCAAATAAGCCACCAGGGTACCAGCAGCAATACCAACTCCGACCACCTCCGCCCCCAAACTCTGGTCCATCTTTGGAGGAGATGATGAAACAAATGATGACAACCATGGcgcaaaatcagcaaaggacggacTCTGAAATGCAAGGCATAAGGAATCAGATAAGTCAAATGGCCACAACAATCAACCGTTTGGAGTCCCAAGTAAATGGAAGATTGCCATCCCAACCTGAACTGAACCTGAAGAACGTAAGCGCAATGACTTTAAGGAGCGGGAAGAAAATTCAGGGGCCTAAACCTATGATCCATAAGGATAAGGATGAGGAAAGGATCGAAAATGAACTTGAGAGGGAGGACAGCAATGGTGCAGATCTAAAGGTACTTCCAGACCTAGTAATTACAGTTAGAACTAATCCCCCTCAATTTCCTTGCAGGTTGGAAAAATCGAAGAAGCAGGACAAGGAGAAAGAGATCTTGGAGGTGTTTCGCAAGGAAGAGATCAATATCCCCCTACTAGACGCCATCAAGCAAGTGCCGAAGTATGCAAAATTTCTGAGGGACCTATGTGTCAATCGAAGGAGGCTGAGGGGAGATGAAAGAGTTATTGTTGGGGAGAATGTGTCAGCAGTTCTCCAAAGAAATCTACCACCAAAGTGTGGGGATCCAGGTAGGTTTACTGTCCCATGCAAGATAGGTAATACTCTGATTAGAAATACCTTGCTGGACTTAGGAGCATCGATCAACGTAATGCCAAAATCTATGTATGCTTCTCTGAATCTCGGTCCATTAAAAGAAACCGAGATAATAATTCAATTAGCTGACCGAACAAATGCATACCCTGATGGGTTGGTCGAGGATGTGCTGGTTAAAGTTAATGAATTGATATTCTCGGCTGACTTTTATGTACTTGGCATGGATGATGATCATTCCCCTGACCCCTCACCTTTGCTACTAGGTAGACCCTTTTTTAGCACAGCACAGACAAAAATTGACGTTAATAAGGGTACAttgtccatgaaatttgatggagaactagtccactttaatattttcgaTACAATGGAACATCCTGTTAACTTTCACCCTGTGTTTGCTATTCATGCTATTAATCCCTCTGTGCAAGAATTTTCTGAGTTTGTTTGTAGGGATAAATTCAAACTTACTGAGAACAAGTATAAGGGGATGAAAGCACTGTATGAGGTGAAAAGgagtagaaaattaagaaagaagGCTGCACTCAAAGGCTATTTGGATCCTGGAGGAGGTCCACCGATTTCCTGGAAAATTGAGTTACACCCAGATTGA